Part of the Zingiber officinale cultivar Zhangliang chromosome 8A, Zo_v1.1, whole genome shotgun sequence genome, tattattacgattaaaaaattttattagttattagaggccatcattgtgatcaggagatcgatacgaacccacagaaacttgtttcatgtgattccgagctctctaagcccatcttccgtattttatacgcatttattttgatttttgaaaaaattaatttttgcgacaaacttgaaattcgtcccaaatcagggacgaactcagaaattcgtccctaatttgggacgaatttccaagTTCGTCCCTAAAATCTATTTCTTaggttaaacttttaaaaattggaagatggccctagcgatctcggaatgacacgaaataaATTTCTTTCGGTTCGTATCTTTCTCCTGAACTCATTAATggggtcaaacataatttttaacaaatataccgacgattataaattttttaccccgaacaagtaataaatatttgattcttgttgcaaaattttattaacatcagtgtattgattaaaaattatgtttgggcACATTAGAAAGATCACAAGATCGAtacgaactcatagaaacttgtttcgtgtcattccgagttctctagggtcatcttccaattttttaaaatttaacctaaaaaaatagatttttgcgacaaacttgaaattcgtcccaaattagggacgaacttctgagttcgtccctgatttgggacgagtttcaagtttgtcgcaaaagttaattttttcaaaaatcaaaataaatgcgtataaaataTGGAAGATGGACCTAGATAGCTCGGAATCacgtgaaacaagtttctatgggttcgtatcgatctcctgattacaatgatggcctcaaatatttttttcacacaatatatttaggtgagtgatttatggatatcaaaaccacctaatcattttcaaactctaactctttttcaccaagtcttaaggtttatagagtccatctaattattattacgattaaaaaaatttattagttatttgaggccatcattgtgatcaggagattgatacgaacacatagaaacttgtttcatgtgattccgagctctctaagcccatcttccgtattttatacgcatttattttgatttttgaaaaaattaatttttgcgacaaacttgaaattcgtcccaaatcagggacgaactcagaaattcgtccctaatttgggacgaatttccaagTTCGTCCCTAAAATCTATTTCTTaggttaaacttttaaaaattggaagatggccctagcgatctcggaatgacacgaaataaATTTCCTTGGGTTCGTATCTTTCTCCTGATCTCATTAATggggtcaaacataatttttaacaaaaataccaacgattataaattttttaccccgaaaaagtaataaatatttgatttttgttgcaaaattttattaacatcagtgtattgattaaaaattatgtttgggcACATTAGAAAGATCACGAGATCGATatgaactcatagaaacttgtttcgtgtcattccgagttctctagAGCCATCTtccatttttttaaagtttaacctaaaaaaatagatttttgctACAAAcctgaaattcgtcccaaattagggacgaacttctgagttcgtccctgatttgggacgaatttcaagtttgtcgcaaaagttaattttttcaaaaatcaaaataaatgcgtataaaatatggaagatggacctagagagctcggaatcacgtgaaacaagtttctatgggttcgtatcgatctcctgattataatgatggcctcaaatatttttttcacacaatatatttaggtgagtgatttatggatatcaaaaccacctaatcattttcaaactctaactctttttcaccAAGTTTTAAGGTTTATAGAGTCCATCTAATGATTATTacgattaaaatattttattagttatttgagatcatcattgtgatcagaagatcgatacgaacccatagaaacttgtttcatgtgattccgagctctctaagcCCATCTTCCGTAAtttatacgcatttattttgatttttgaaaaaattaatttttgcaacaaacttgaaattcgtcccaaatcagggacgaactcagaaattcgtccctaatttgggacgaatttccaagTTCGTCCCTAAAATCTATTTCTTaggttaaacttttaaaaattggaagatggccctagcgatctcggaatgacacgaaataaATTTCTTTGGGTTCGTATCTTTCTCCTGATCTCATTAATGggttcaaacataatttttaacaaatatactgacgattataaattttttaccccgaacaagtaataaatatttgattcttgttgcaaaattttattaacatcagtgtattgattaaaaattatgtttgggcACATTAGAAAGATCACGAGATCGATATGAACTCATAAAAACttatttcgtgtcattccgagttctctagggccatcttccaattttttaaagtttaacctaaaaaataaatttttgcgacaaacttgaaattcgtcccaaattagggacgaacttctgagttcgtccctgatttgggacgaatttcaagtttgtcgcaaaagttaattttttcaaaaatcaaaataaatgcgtataaaatacggaagatggacctagagagctcggaatcatgtgaaacaagtttctatgggttcgtatcgatctcctgattacATTGAtggcctcaaatatttttttcacacaatatatttCGGTGAGTGATTTATGGATATCAAAACCAcctaatcattttcaaactctaactctttttcaccaagtcttaaggtttatagagtccatctaattattattacgattaaaaaattttattagttattagaggccatcattgtgatcaggagatcgatacaaacccatagaaacttgtttcatgtgattccgagctctctaagcccatcttccgtattttatacgcatttattttgatttttgaaaaaaatattttttgcgacaaacttgaaattcgtcccaaatcagggacGAACTCAGAAATTCGTctctaatttgggacgaatttccaagTTCGTCCCTAAAATCTACTTCTTaggttaaacttttaaaaattggaagatggccctagcgatctcggaatgacacgaaataaATTTCTTTGGGTTCATATCTTTCTCCTGAACTCATTAATGGGgtaaaacataatttttaacaaatataccgacgattataaattttttaccccgaACAAGTAATAAATATTAGATTCTTGTTGCAAACTTTTATTAACATCAGtgtattgattaaaaattatgtttgggcACATTAGAAAGATCACGAGATCGATACGAActaatagaaacttgtttcgtgtcattccgagttctctagggccatcttccaattttttaaagtttaacctaaaaaaataaatttttgtgaCAAAcctgaaattcgtcccaaattagggacgaacttctgagttcgtccctgatttgggacgaatttcaagtttgtcgcaaaagttaattttttcaaaaatcaaaataaatgcgtataaaatatggaagatggacctagagagctcggaatcacgtgaaacaagtttctatgggttcgtatcgatctcctgattataatgatggcctcaaatatttttttcacacaatatatttaggtgagtgatttatggatatcaaaaccacctaatcattttcaaactctaactctttttcatcaagtcttaaggtttatagagttcatctaattattattacgattaaaatattttattagttatttgaggtcatcattgagatcaggagatcgatacgaacccatagaaacttgtttcatgtgattccgagctctctaagtccatcttccgtattttatacgcatttattttgatttttgaaaaaattaatttttgcgacaaacttgaaattcgtcccaaatcagggacgaactcagtaattcgtccctaatttggggcGAATTTCCAAGTTCGTCCCTAAAATCTATTTCTTatgttaaacttttaaaaattggaagatggccctagcgatctcggaatgacacgaaataaATTTCTTTGGGTTTGTATCTTTCTCCTGATCTCATTAATGggttcaaacataatttttaacaaatatactgacgattataaattttttaccccgaacaagtaataaatatttgattcttgttgcaaaattttattaacatcagtgtattgattaaaaattatgtttgggcACATTAGAAAGATCACGAGATCGATACGAactcataaaaacttgtttcgtgtcattccgagttctctagggccatcttccaattttttaaagtttaacctaaaaaataaatttttgcgacaaacttgaaattcgtcccaaattagggacgaacttctgagttcgtccctgatttgggacgaatttcaagtttgtcgcaaaagttaattttttcaaaaatcaaaataaatgcgtataaaatacggaagatggacctagagagctcggaatcacgtgaaacaagtttctatgggttcgtatggATCTCCTGATTACAATGAtggcctcaaatatttttttcacacaatatatttCGGTGAGTGATTTATGGATATCAAAACCAcctaatcattttcaaactctaactctttttcaccAAGTCTTAAAGTTTATAGAGTCCATCTAATTATTATtacgattaaaaaattttattagttatttgaggccatcattgtgatcaggagatcgatacgaactcatataaacttgtttcatgtgattccgagctctctaagcccatcttccgtattttatacgcatttattttgatttttgaaaaaattaatttttgcgacaaacttgaaattcgtcccaaatcagggacgaactcagaaattcgtccctaatttggggcGAATTTCCAAGTTCGTCCCTAAAATCTATTTCTTaggttaaacttttaaaaattggaagatggccctagcgatctcggaatgacacgaaataaATTTCTTTGGGTTCGTATCTTTCTCCTGAACTCATTAATggggtcaaacataatttttaacaaatataccgacgattataaattttttaccctgaacaagtaataaatatttgattcttgttgcaaaattttattaacatcagtgtattgattaaaaattatgtttgggcACATTAGAAAGATCACGAGTCGATACGAACTCATAGAAAcgtgtttcgtgtcattccgagttctctagggtcatcttccaattttttaaaatttaacctaaaaaaatagatttttgcgacaaacttgaaattcgtcccaaattagggacgaacttctgagttcgtccctgatttgggacgaatttcaagtttgtcgcaaaagttaattttttcaaaaatcaaaataaatgcgtataaaataTGGAAGATGGACCTAGAAAGCTCGGAATCacgtgaaacaagtttctatgggttcgtatcgatctcctgattacaatgatggcctcaaatatttttttacacaatatatttaggtgagtgatttatggatatcaaaatcacctaattattttcaaactctaactctttttcaccaagtcttaaggtttatagagtcaatctaattattattattattacaaaattttattagttatttgaggccatcattgtgatgaggagatcgatacgaacccatagaaacttgtttcatgtgattccgagctctctaagcccatcttccgtattttatacgcatttattttgatttttgaaaaaaattagggggcgtttggtacgcgtgttttccattttcattttctggaaaacgcgcgttttctggaaaatggtgtttggtttgcattttccgcgcgcgttttctaaaaaattggctatcgttttctagaaaaacagagaatgacaaaaagtcgttttctgttttctagaaaacgtgctttttccagaaaatgaaaatgaaaacggtgcaaaccaaacgcacccttaatttttgcgacaaacttgaaattcgtcccaaatcagggacgaactcagaaattcgtccctaatttgggacgaatttccaagTTCGTCCCTAAAATCTGTTTCTTaggttaaacttttaaaaattggaagatggccCTAGCGATCTCGGAATGACACAAAACAAATTTCTTTGGGTTCGTATCTTTCTCCTGATCTCATTAATggggtcaaacataatttttaaccaatacaccaatgtttataaatttttggaacaagattttaatatttattactcgttcggcataaatttattttaaacatctgtatattggttaaaaattttgtttgagccCACTAATAATATCAGGACAATGGTACAaacccatagaaatttatttcgtatcattctgagctctctagggtcatcttccaaaattttaaattatcacttaataaatataaatgttgcAACGAACTCGGGATTTCGTCCCTAATTTGCGACGAAATTGGCAACGAATATATATTCATCGCCAATTTGCGATGAAACCAAAGATTTGTTGCAAAAATTTATCTGTTTATCTCTACTTCTGCGATGaacaattttttttgttgcaaattttataaattttccaACGAAATTTATTTTTCGACGCTGATTGGCAACGAATTTTGCgacaaaaattaatttattgCGAATTTGCGACGAATTTCTTTCGTTTCTATTTTTGTTGCTAAGTTGCGATGAATTaggttttcgttgcaaaattagtcgtaaatttgcaacgaatattattcgtcccaaattttcgtccccaaattgtAATTTTTTTGTAGTGAAGTAGGTTGTCACTTTTGATAACAAGATCGAGTCGGCGAACGCGAGGAAGAACCGAGCTATCGCCGACCTAGACGAGAAGAATAAGGAGGCTCGGGCTCTCGCCCAGAAGCTGAAGACTTCCTGGTCGTCGAGCAGCATAGCCGCTTGGCTGAAGAGACGGTCCTTCGCATTGACCGTCTTAACTTTGACCTTCTTTGACCTCCACTGTGAAAGCAGGGTAGGATCCCTCATCATTATCGCATCagtaaattattataattatttaccgctaaaatttattttatagataattttaattttttattgatcaAATTTAATTTGTACGATAATTTCAAATATTACCAACTAAGTTTAAtttggacaaaaaaaaaaaaattcattggcGATCCATAATCTGCCTTTATATCCAAGTCAAGATGTAATTGGTTTAGTAGAGTGTTTCTAAAGTATCATTTATGGATAAGATTTAACTTTTTTACTTATAAAGTTTAAAAACTaacgatttaattttaaaaagtgtTAGACTTAAAGTTGAGTAAATAGCCCAGTGGCACTGACATTAACCCGGCTAATTATCAAACATCCCGCCATTTTTAGGATTACATATAAATGTTTTAACCTAGCGTGTTCGTAATCATTCTTCAATTCCTTCCTCCCCAATCCAAACTCTTTTCTCTCGATCAATTGCGGCGGAGATGGAATCGTGTGTTCTCCTTCGCAACAAGAGGGTGGTTCTTCAGAAACCGCCGGTGGCGGTCCCTTGCGTCTTCTGGCGCGCGGGTCGATGCAACCGTCGACCTTGTCGTTTCCTCCACGCCGAACAGCCCCCATCTGCTCCGGAGAAAAACACGAAGCGCAATCTGCAGACCCCGTTGTCATCTCCGGCAACAAACGCCAAGCGCAATCTGCAGACCCCGTTGTCATCTCCGGCAACAAACGCCAAGCGCAATCTGCAGCCCCCGTTTGCTCCGGCAACAAAGGGCAAGCACAACCTGCAGCCTCCCTCTGCTCCGGTGACAAACGACAAGACCGATCTCGCATGGAGGGGAGAGAATACTGCTTCCTCCGTTGTTTCGCCGCATGCTTCCTCCGGAGCCAACCTCTCTACTGTTGAGAGACCGAGACCTGTTGAGTCATTAACCGACGAGATAGTCGCCGACACAGCCCAGCGAATCAGCAGGTCATCATCtcggtttttatttatttatttatttatttattattattattattattattatttgttcaaATTCAATTATATTgttgttcatttaattatatCTTATTATTCTGATGTAGCAGGTCATCGCTGATGATAAGAATAAGATCGCCGCTGACAGGGACACGGTTCGTAACGAGAGCAATTGCTCTCTTCTGGCCACGCTCCGGGGGCATCAACAGGTGATAATTAccgatataataatattttttttaaaaaaaaattgtttgaattttataaattctttagTCATTTAATTTGTTCTTTAATTAATTGTTTCATGAattcttattcatttaattaattctaGCTCGTTTTTATTAATTGATTTGGTGATGGAATTAACAGGCCATATCTGGGATCGCATTAGCATCCGATACAAACAGATTGCTCCTAGGAAGCAAAGATGGAACCATCAGCGTCTGGGATTCACTCACCGGacaggttaattaattaattttatggaatttaattaatatataactTCTGTTTAACATGATTAATTAACTACCTCTTTAATTAATTTGTTTACTTAAAAATCATTAAACATTTTCCAGCGTGTCCGTGTAAACATTATGGGTGCTGAAGTTGGAGCCCTGCTCACTGAGCAACATTGGAGCTTTATGGGCGTCTTCGATTCTTTCCAAGTGAGAACTTCTGActcatatatatttatttattttcacatTTCATTAAATTGTTTTCGTTTAATGACTTActaattgatcttattttaattaattaatttattgacAGGCCTACAATTCACATACCAAAACTCAGTATATAATCGAAGAGCTTGGAGGACAAGTTCATGCTATAGCTGCTTCGAATGGATTCGTTTTTGCTGGTATCcaggtatatatatattatttttaatcacgttttaatattaaattatttgatGTGACTTTTCATGCAATAAATCTCATTTTTGTGTTTATTGTTACAGGATGGATCCATTTTGGCTTGGCAATTCAATTCAGAAGAATTAATTACAGAACAGCCGATGACATCTCTCGATGGGCATCTACTTCCAGTAGTGTCACTGCTAGTGCATGAAGATAAACTCTATTCCGGTTCTATGGATCACACAATTAAggtattacaacaacaacaattattattattattattattatttttattaaatgttCGAATAATGCATGGTCATTTTATAATTAATCCCTTTATTTTTACTTGACTTCAGGTGTGGGATCTCACTTCGTTACAATGCATACAAACAATTAATGGTCATACATCATCAGTGATGTCGCTGCTTTCATGGGGACCGTATATCCTATCTTGCTCTCTTGATAACTCAATAA contains:
- the LOC122011017 gene encoding zinc finger CCCH domain-containing protein 17-like; the protein is MESCVLLRNKRVVLQKPPVAVPCVFWRAGRCNRRPCRFLHAEQPPSAPEKNTKRNLQTPLSSPATNAKRNLQTPLSSPATNAKRNLQPPFAPATKGKHNLQPPSAPVTNDKTDLAWRGENTASSVVSPHASSGANLSTVERPRPVESLTDEIVIADDKNKIAADRDTVRNESNCSLLATLRGHQQAISGIALASDTNRLLLGSKDGTISVWDSLTGQRVRVNIMGAEVGALLTEQHWSFMGVFDSFQAYNSHTKTQYIIEELGGQVHAIAASNGFVFAGIQDGSILAWQFNSEELITEQPMTSLDGHLLPVVSLLVHEDKLYSGSMDHTIKVWDLTSLQCIQTINGHTSSVMSLLSWGPYILSCSLDNSIKIWATSEGSQQLQLVYTHQENNGVISLCGISDANAKSVLICARSDRSICLYDLPSFTQRGQIHFSEALKVVKSDPSGLFFTGDATGELRVWSLSS